In a genomic window of Prochlorococcus marinus str. GP2:
- the miaA gene encoding tRNA (adenosine(37)-N6)-dimethylallyltransferase MiaA, with product MSSNSPQVIVLIGPTASGKTELAIEIAKHFKTCIHNIDSRQIYKSMDIGTAKPSKHQQRKIKHFLIDLKEPINPINVKQFQEIAQKSIKKEIKQNNLPFLVGGSGLYMNSITKGFFMPDVPPQNHLRKQLDDLGQKECWELLKNCDPKSTKKINPADNIRTIRALEVFYVTGKPLSIQAIQNPPNWRILELGLDRDDLKERILQRTKNMFLSGIIEETRHLINKYGFDLPILKTIGYGEAKEVLNNKLTINQAIELTTSKTIQFAKRQKTWFRNKNNPIWLNNKNLLKDAIIKIESFLG from the coding sequence ATGTCTTCTAATTCACCTCAAGTAATAGTTTTAATTGGACCAACTGCAAGTGGTAAAACAGAATTAGCTATAGAAATTGCAAAACATTTTAAAACTTGTATTCACAATATAGATTCAAGACAAATTTATAAATCTATGGATATTGGCACAGCAAAACCATCTAAGCATCAACAAAGAAAAATAAAGCATTTTTTAATAGATCTCAAAGAACCTATTAATCCAATTAATGTAAAACAATTTCAAGAAATTGCACAAAAATCAATAAAAAAAGAAATTAAACAAAATAATTTACCATTTCTTGTTGGAGGAAGTGGTTTGTATATGAACTCAATAACAAAAGGTTTTTTTATGCCAGATGTCCCTCCACAAAATCATTTGAGAAAACAATTAGATGATCTTGGGCAGAAAGAATGCTGGGAACTATTAAAAAATTGCGATCCAAAATCAACAAAAAAAATCAATCCTGCCGATAACATTAGAACAATAAGGGCTTTGGAAGTTTTTTATGTAACAGGTAAACCTTTGTCAATTCAAGCAATTCAAAACCCTCCTAACTGGAGAATATTAGAGCTTGGATTAGATAGAGATGACCTGAAAGAAAGAATACTACAAAGAACAAAAAATATGTTTTTATCTGGAATAATTGAAGAAACGAGACATCTTATTAATAAATATGGATTTGATTTACCAATATTAAAAACCATTGGTTATGGAGAAGCCAAGGAGGTCTTAAATAACAAATTAACGATAAATCAAGCGATTGAGTTAACTACTTCAAAAACCATACAATTTGCCAAAAGACAAAAAACATGGTTTAGGAATAAGAATAATCCTATTTGGCTTAATAACAAAAACCTGCTAAAAGATGCAATAATTAAGATAGAGTCTTTTTTAGGCTAA
- the infC gene encoding translation initiation factor IF-3 yields MPPRPRFDRRAPVRELPNINERIKYPQLRVVDSDGKQLGVIDRLKALEIASERELDLVLVSEKANPPVCRIMDYGKYKFEQEKKAKEARKKSHQTEVKEVKMRYKIDKHDYDVRIGQATKFLKSGDKVKCTVIFRGREIQHSNLAETLLLKMANDLEEQSEVQQKPKREGRNMIMFLSPRKTPLIKKEAE; encoded by the coding sequence ATGCCCCCACGCCCACGCTTTGACCGCCGTGCTCCAGTAAGAGAGCTCCCTAATATAAATGAAAGAATAAAATACCCTCAATTGAGAGTTGTTGATTCAGATGGAAAACAATTAGGTGTTATAGATAGATTGAAAGCATTAGAGATAGCGTCTGAAAGAGAACTTGATTTAGTTTTAGTAAGCGAAAAAGCAAATCCTCCTGTTTGCAGAATAATGGATTATGGAAAATATAAATTTGAACAAGAAAAAAAAGCAAAAGAAGCAAGAAAAAAATCTCATCAAACTGAAGTTAAAGAAGTAAAAATGAGGTACAAAATTGATAAGCATGATTATGACGTAAGGATCGGTCAAGCTACTAAATTTTTAAAATCTGGAGATAAAGTAAAGTGCACTGTAATTTTCAGAGGAAGAGAAATTCAACACTCAAATTTAGCTGAAACACTTCTTCTGAAAATGGCTAATGATTTAGAGGAGCAATCAGAAGTTCAACAGAAGCCAAAAAGAGAAGGTAGAAATATGATAATGTTTTTAAGCCCTAGAAAAACTCCTCTAATTAAAAAAGAAGCAGAGTAA
- a CDS encoding GntR family transcriptional regulator: protein MRFHIQQESDIPASTQLYNQICFAIAARHYPPGHRLPSTRQLAMQTGLHRNTISKVYRQLEIDGVVEAIAGSGIYVRDNLTKRDFKKSIYSKEKTFKLPDQEAKRAIDNFINIGCTLQETREMLTNEIDWRINCGSRILVSTPREDIGASMLIAEDLSPKINVPVEVVPMEELEKVLSNANNGTIVTSRYFLQPLEKVAKQHGVRAIAVDLSDFQKELKILKEFNAGSCVGIVSISPGLLRAAEVIIHSMRGSELILMTAISDNNSRLLSLLKTSNLIVCDGPSLSVVENTLLKNRSQLIRLPQIICAKNYLSIETINHLKKEIGVIN from the coding sequence GTGAGATTTCATATACAGCAAGAAAGTGATATCCCAGCATCGACACAACTTTATAATCAAATTTGCTTTGCAATAGCAGCAAGACATTATCCTCCTGGTCACAGACTTCCCAGCACTCGACAGCTTGCAATGCAGACTGGACTCCATCGGAATACTATAAGCAAAGTTTATAGACAACTTGAAATTGATGGGGTCGTGGAAGCAATAGCAGGATCAGGAATTTATGTAAGAGACAATTTGACTAAAAGAGACTTTAAAAAATCAATTTACTCAAAAGAAAAGACATTTAAACTACCAGATCAAGAAGCAAAGAGAGCTATTGATAACTTCATAAATATTGGCTGCACCTTACAAGAAACGAGAGAAATGTTAACCAATGAAATTGATTGGCGTATTAATTGTGGATCAAGAATTTTAGTCAGTACTCCTAGAGAGGATATAGGTGCTTCTATGCTAATTGCAGAAGACCTATCTCCAAAAATTAATGTACCAGTGGAAGTTGTTCCCATGGAAGAATTAGAAAAAGTTTTGAGCAATGCAAATAATGGCACTATTGTCACAAGCAGATATTTTTTGCAGCCTCTAGAAAAAGTTGCCAAACAGCATGGAGTACGAGCTATTGCAGTTGACTTGAGCGACTTTCAAAAGGAATTAAAAATTCTCAAAGAATTTAATGCTGGTAGTTGTGTAGGTATAGTTAGCATTAGTCCCGGTTTATTGAGGGCAGCTGAAGTTATTATCCATAGCATGAGAGGTAGCGAATTAATTCTTATGACGGCAATCTCAGATAATAACAGTAGATTACTATCACTTTTAAAGACTTCAAACCTCATAGTTTGTGATGGTCCTAGTCTTTCAGTTGTAGAAAACACGTTATTAAAAAATCGATCTCAGCTTATAAGATTACCTCAAATAATTTGTGCTAAAAATTACTTAAGTATCGAAACAATAAATCACTTAAAAAAAGAAATTGGAGTTATCAATTAG
- the cysE gene encoding serine O-acetyltransferase, whose product MLTTFKSDIEIIKERDPAARGIIEIILCYPGFQAIVIHRFTHKLWQLRIPLIPRLLSHLNRLITGIEIHPGAKIGKRVFIDHGMGVVIGETAEIGNNCLLYQGVTLGGTGKSHGKRHPTLKENVVVGAGAKVLGSITVGSNTRIGAGSVVVRNVDGNSTVVGVPGRVVHQSGVKVNPLAHSALPDAEANVIKNLMDRIDCLENEILKLQKTLQCVVNSESIDISKLGDSQNLKDKEIFEFLGDD is encoded by the coding sequence ATGTTAACAACTTTTAAATCAGATATAGAAATAATCAAAGAGAGAGACCCTGCGGCGAGAGGGATAATAGAGATTATTCTCTGCTACCCAGGATTTCAAGCAATTGTAATTCACAGGTTTACTCATAAATTATGGCAATTGCGAATTCCTTTAATACCACGTTTATTAAGTCATCTCAATAGGTTAATAACAGGAATTGAAATCCATCCTGGAGCAAAAATTGGAAAGCGAGTTTTCATAGATCATGGTATGGGGGTTGTTATTGGTGAAACAGCCGAGATTGGAAATAATTGCTTGCTTTATCAAGGTGTAACTTTAGGCGGAACAGGGAAGAGTCATGGGAAAAGACACCCAACTTTAAAGGAAAATGTTGTAGTTGGTGCAGGTGCAAAAGTTCTTGGATCTATCACAGTAGGATCTAATACACGTATTGGTGCCGGTTCAGTAGTTGTTCGAAATGTAGATGGTAACAGTACTGTAGTTGGAGTTCCTGGAAGAGTAGTACATCAAAGTGGTGTTAAAGTAAATCCACTAGCTCATTCTGCACTACCAGATGCAGAAGCAAATGTAATAAAAAACTTAATGGATAGAATAGATTGTCTTGAAAATGAAATTCTTAAATTACAAAAAACATTACAATGTGTAGTTAACTCGGAATCTATCGATATATCAAAACTCGGTGATTCTCAAAATCTTAAAGATAAAGAAATTTTTGAATTTCTTGGCGATGATTAA